The DNA segment taatctgtGCAATGTAAAATTGGCTAGTACAGATGAGTTTTTGTCAGTTTAGTACAAATAGTAAATAACCATGAATATGGCAATTATTTCTTTGGACTTTTTGTTGTGGCATGTTTTGGAGTGTGAAACTCAAGTTAAATAATTCTAAAGTTTAGATGTAAAGACAGTATTATGTGTGCTGAAGCTGTTTAATGAAAATTGAACTCCAATACTTGGTATCTCTagtggggtttgtgtgtgtgtgtgttcatttttgtttgtttcttttgggtttggttttggtGATGGATAACTGTACTTTGGCAGTTCAGAAAATGTAGTTTTCTGAAAGACTGATGGTAGAAGTTGATGCATAACCATCTTAGGCTACCAAGACATTATTACTTGCTCAGTTTTGATAACTCTTAGGAGTCTAAAGTAAATTCTGTGACACCCTAATTTTATAGTATAAGAACTGTCTTCTCCCTATGTGTATCGGATAACCAACTAGAAAAGTCAGGTATTAATAAAGACATTTAGATACCATGTTGAAAAAGCGTTTCTATAAAACTGTGTGACAAAAAATCAACTTTAGATATGAAAAATAACTGGTAAGTTTAAATTAGTTAATACTTAGGCTTATTGAACTTTCAGATTATCAATGTGGGGGAGTTACTTAGATATTAAAGGAACAAGTGGATGCTAAGTGAACTAACCTTTTCCAACTTACTGTTAACTACCTTCAAATAGAAGGATTCCTTTACAGACTTCTAAAATCTccctttattttctctaaaattccAAAACTTTTCATTTCCAGAAAGTATTAATTTAATCCATTATGCGTACTAATCTTTTTCTTAACCCCTTCTTTTCACTATGGTTTATACTAGATATAAGTCAGCATGTTCCCAAATCTTTGGGTTCTATTTATATATCAAAAAATActtgagccgggcgtggtggctcaggcctgtaatcccagcactttgggcggctgaagcgggcagatcacttgaggtcaggagttcgagacaagcctgggcaacatggcaaaaccccgtctctactaaaaatacaaaaattggccaggcatggtggtgcgcacctgtagtccagctactaaggaggctgaggtgggaggatcgcttgagcccagaaggtcacagctgcagtgagccatgatcacaacactgcactcaagcctgggtgacagagccagaccttgtctccaaaacaaaacaaaacaaaacaaaaaacacttgagTTGTGTAATTAAGGACACCTGTAGAAGTCCATGTGCAGTTTGCATAAACAAATCCTTTGCTTAAGATTCTCTGTAAACTTGGCTACCAGGTTCATGTATTATATGGTTGAAGTTGCTGTGTTTATCCCTCTGAATGGAAAGTGTTTTCTACTGGTTTTGTTTTATGGAAGAAAAATGCACCAATAGGATCGCCCATCTTTTAGTTGAATATTCAGTGTTATCCTTATTGTGTTACTGATGATAGTAGTCCCCATAGAGTTTTGTAGAACATAACTGGTTTATCATTTCTGCAAAGCCCTATTTTGTGCCTAATTAATGTAATCATCCCCTTGGGCATGTTTTGCCACATGTCAGTCTTAATATTGATAATCTTTCTTATTGTGAAAGTCAAAACCTTACAAATCAACTTTGTCTAAGTAGTTGACTTTTTAAACATTGTTTGAAAGCCGTCcatttgaaatttcaaaatagGTGTTTGGTATTTCAAGAAGGGAAGTTTTTTTTAAGCCAGAGAAAACTgctaaaaaattgtttatatccCTCTGACAGTAATTACTTTGAGTAGAACTTAAGGGGTAAATAAAGAGTAATTTCTTTTAAGCTTGGATTATTTCAAATGGAAAATCATGATACTCATGTATCTGCAACTAGTAGTGTTTTAAAATGAAGACGTGTGGTAAGTTATAATGCAGTGGGTcttttggtttggtttatttgggaatttttttttctcccttgggGCTGTTagccatatatatgtattcccccccgccccccaagcAAAATAAGAAATGTTACTTGGAATTGTTTGATTTTTGATGATGAATATCAACTTGTTTGTGGGATAAATGAGCAATTATTTATGGGTTCCAGTAATGTATATGGTTTCAGTTTTAACACTAGTTGTCATGAATGTTGAATacattgaattaaaataaataatttggctTACTCTTTTATTACTGTACTTGTTTAGTGGTAACGTCACATTGGCAACACAATTCTGTGTAGATCTATGGAGACTGATGATTACTTTGTAATTAATAATTAAGATGCTATTTTCAGACAGTTGCGCGAAACTTTTTCTCCGAAAATTTGTGAACCCAACCAGAGACCAGCTGAcaggtttaatttttctttgcccAAAAagctcctgattttttttctttttcctttttcctttttttgtgaacAAGTTTTAAAACTAACTGCtgagaccattttttttttaattttagagaaaaataaataaataacacaaagtgATGTTACCCAAGCAAGGCCTTCTAATAAAGGAGTGGTCCCCTCACCCATCCCTCCCTACCTGTGCAAGTCCTGCTCACATCAGTTTCCTTCCATCCAATTAGGCGACCTGGGAGACCCAGCCAGTACCGCCCAGACGGACTTCGGAGTGGTGATGGGGTACCTCCAAGAAGCTTACAGGATGGAACCAGGGAAGGTTTTGGACACTCCACATCACTCAAAGTTCCACTGGCTCGATCCCTGCAGATTAGTGAAGAACTACTGAGCAGAAACCAATTGTCCACAGCTGCCAGCCTTGGGCCATCTGGATTACAGAATCATGGACAACACTTAATATTATCCAGGGAAGCCTCTTGGGCAAAACCACATTACGAGTTCAACCTCAGCCGTATGAAGTTCAGGGGAAATGGTGCACTCAGCAACATCAGTGACCTTCCTTTTCTTGCAGAAAACTCTGCCTTTCCAAAAATGGCACTTCAAGCAAAACAAGATGGAAAAAAGGATGTGAGCCATTCATCTCCTGTAGATTTAAAGATACCACAAGTTCGAGGAATGGATCTTTCTTGGGAGTCTCGCACTGGTGATCAGTACAGCTATAGCTCTTTGGTAATGGGTTCACAAACGGAGAGCGCGCTTAGTAAAAAATTAAGGGCTATTCTTCCAAAACAAAGTAGAAAAAGCATGTTAGATGCTGGACCCGATTCTTGGGGCTCAGATGCTGAGCAGTCTACCTCTGGACAGCCATATCCCACATCGGATCAAGAAGGAGACCCTGGCTCCAAGCAGCCTCGGAAGAAAAGAGGGCGTTACAGACAGTACAACAGTGAGATACTGGAGGAAGCAATCTCAGTGGTTATGAGTGgaaaaatgagtgtttccaaagCTCAGAGTATTTATGGGATTCCCCACAGTACACTGGAGTACAAAGTAAAGGAGAGGCTGGGCACTTTGAAAAACCCtccaaagaaaaagatgaaattaatgaGGTCGGAGGGGCCAGATGTTTCTGTAAAGATTGAATTAGATCCCCAGGGAGAGGCAGCACAAAGTGCAAATGAATCAAAAAACGAGTAGGAATACTGTAGAGTGCCAATTACTGTACAAACTGGGTGAGCACTACTGCATCATTGTTCAGCTATCATTGCTTGCACGTAATTTCATTTACTGTGACACTTGCTTCTTTGCAGATTTTGCATTGACTTGTGTGTACAGAGATGAAATGTGCATTCTGAatgttgcatattttaaatttttcatgtgCAGTATGGCTCGGAATATGTTTGGCCTTTTGCATGTTTCTCTACAAAAGAGAATTGAGTTACCTCACAGAGAACAGATACATGGAAGTGGACTCCTTGCCTGTAGAGCCtgcatgcttttttgttttttttttttgttgttgttttttcttaagttatatttgtttttactttttaaaaaagaagaggaaacaaagCCCCCTTTTAGAAACTACGTCTGTCATACTGGGAGCTTTATCTCACTGCAAATTGGAAAGCCATCTtataatacaaaattattcacatttttcATCTACGATTCAACTAATCGAAGGattaaactaaagaaaaaacTAAGAAGAACAATGAACTTTTGACTTTGAGAAATTTGGTTATTCACTGACATAATTATTGGGTCATTTAtagttacattttataattttcttctcactattaaatttatttaaattagcaAGCTATTAGTGCTCACCCAGAGGGGAAGGTGGTGGAAAATGTGCACACACTACCTTCAGAAATGCTTCAGTTAATTACTTTGAACACTACCTTTGCTGTAATTTCATTTGAGATTTTCTAAGGGTAGAATTTGGTCTCACCAACAAGTGAGGATATAGCCTTATCTCATGGAGGACGAGCTCCGTATTTACTCAGGAGCAGTCAGGGTACATTACATAAAACAATGGAGGATGCCTCATTTTAGCAAACTAGGTTTCTTTGTATTCTTCAGTCCTTTTACAGAATTGATGTGCTAACTGAATATCATTGCAGCAACTAGACTAAGATATTCAAGATCTCTTTATTGGGGATGGGAGAAATAGGGAAAGAAATGTGTATAAGTAATTATGATATTGCAAAAGTGATACTTAGATTTTACAGCCTCAGTAGTCTGCCCAGTGTCCACATTAATGAAGGATCCATGTTTGTAGTGAGAGAAAAAAACCCCAAGGTAACCCGATATGATTTAGGATGCATATCAGTTCTAACAATTCAATCAGAAGTCAAGCTCATTGGAATTCCTTTTTTAACTGATCCAAATACTAGtagaagggggagggagaggtgttttttttttttttttaagtttttatttaattttgttggttagaatttttttctgtttttggcatCCTACATAATACCCCCCTTCTTGACTTTTTCTGATAATTAGCTGATATTCATGGTTGTTTAGCACACAGTTCAGGACCTTTGAGATCATGTTTGTATAAGCACTCCTTGAAGAATATCTaagctttttttgagatgggcttttaaaattataataaggaAAGTTTATTTTCTGCGGTTTTTGCAAGAATAAGCAAAGCCCatggaatttaatttttcattgtgATCAGATTAAAATTACTATTTGTGCAAAACAAATTCCACACCACATGTACTGTATATTCTAATCTGCTGAGAAAGGTGGTCAGGCCCTTCTAAATGCTTAACCAAAAACAAACATTATTGGAGTTTcagtgtaaaataaaattaaaattggagGATTGGTTAGATTGATTTCAGATGGATACTAACAGTTTGAGGGGAGGTCCAGATATTTCCAAGGCATAAATTCTTGCCTGGAAACTTTGGAGCAATTAATTAAATTAGGTTAAGTTTTCCCTCAGCAACCTGTGTGTTCAAAGGTTAGGCACACCATTGCTGTTACTAAAATACATGCACTGCTCATTCTTGACATAGCTTGGGTGTGGGTTCCTcttgttttggttattttgtgTAGCAGTTTAATCAGTGGATAactgagcctgtttcctcttaGCTTTCTAGACTTCTTAACAGAAAAAACAGTTTGGGTTCAATAGCATTTTATGATTCTACAATATTTTGTCACCTAGCTGGAAGTTGCAATAAAAATTCCTTATGAAATATATGGTTTTCATCTGTAATTGAAGGAAATCATAGAAAGTTTGCTGAAAGCAAAGGGCTAAGCTTATGAAGGAATGCCTCCTTTGTTACACACTCAAGAATTTGTCAGCACACAATTAATTGCAGCCATAGTACCTTTTTGCGTAATGTTTGGGATATTCAGTAGCCCAGGATTGCTACAAAAAGGTcctttgagaaaattaatttgtGCTTGCTTTTATCCCCTCTCAGAAAGACATCACTAAAGGCCCATTAAAAATCTGGCCCTAAAAGTTCAACTTTTGTAGAGTTTATTGTTCAGAGAGGTTTAATCCTATGTGGTAGTCTATATAAGTGATGTATGAGTTGAGTTATGTAAATTTTGTCATTGTAGTGTACATGGAGTGATCATTTTactaacataaatattttctatgtgtGTTTCAGTGGATGACAATCGAGCAGCAGAAGAATGGTGTGCCTACCCTTTAATGCTGCAGTTTAAGAGAACTTGTATTGTGTCATTTCAGATTGTAGGCTGAGAGTTGTAAATAGTGAAAATTTGAGTACTTCTATTATTTGTTTTGGTTAGaaagtgaatttaaaaaacaaaccaaactctAAACTTTCTCAGATTAAAAGTCCTGAGACCTGAAGATTGTAATATTCATGTCTGTGAAGCTTTTAAACATTACACTTGAGATCAGTCATGACTTGATATTCAGGtaaattttcttttccaagaAGCTTTTGAATAAGCATATTTCCTCCAaaggtctctctctttctttctctttttttgagtgtagattattttaaagcactAATTGCATTACATTGGTAACTGCAATATAAAATAGCCATTATTGTTTTGTGAAGCATGGTTGAAATTAGCTAGTGGTCCCTTTTGAATTTCATGagcctctcaaaaaagaaaaacttaaaaaaaaaaaaaacaaaaagctgctggaatatttcaaaagatatatattttacctTATTATAGGTTTTGTAAAGTTAGTTTGTAATATCCAGGTGCACttttaatgttaaattttgtgTTCAGAGTTCCATTATACCATGTATTTCTCGGAGGTGGCTCATCACACGGCTGGCTGGCAGTCTTGGTGCCGCAGTGATTCCTTAATATTTGATTTCTCTCTTGATTTGCCACTATTCTGTATTGGCActttcagtgtagatattctaGTTTGGGGATGTCCTCACAATGTGTAATAGAGATTGGTCTATTAGCATGCTTAATTTCTGCTAATCAGAGTTTTGCATGGCCCAAACAACAGTTGACCATTTTTATGGTATGGGAAAGTGTAGTTCACAACTGTCTTTGTCACGAAAGCCGTTTTTCCTCACATTTTCCAGTAGGCAGATAACATTacttaaattattaatatataacacTCTTGGAACTATTGATaggaaataatgtatttaaaataattttttgcattttcagagaCTTGATGTTATAGGGTAGATAAGCTATGGcactataaaatcaaaaacactaATTCTGTGGAAGGATATCTAGTTGGTATTTTTATCTTTAGCTTTCTCGTTTCTGAGACAGCATAGTCATCCAGCTTGATGTTAATGTAGTATATTACTTTGTTCAGTGGGCTTATAAGTGACTCTGAATTATGTTTGTGATGAGCTATACACTTTTTTTCTGTTCCCCAAATACCATGAAGGACAAGGTCACtctttcaggaaaaataatttatatttgtgtataatactttttaatattaagtTTGTTGTTCTGAAGTTTAGATGTTGCTTGATAAACCTTTGCTGCAGCAGATCATGAATATGAGTAAGGCTTTGTGTGATAATAGGGGTCCTTATGTGAAGTTAATTACTGTTCAGTTCTGGTGAGCAAGCTCAACAAGTGTGAAGTGTGTATTAGCTTTATTTGGTACACTTTTACTTTACAATATCGAAGTGCTTTTAGAACTCTGGTTATCTTATATAAACCATTACCTCAACCAATTGGCATTTCTTTTCCCCAACATTTACCTTAGCTATAATATGAGCTATGTGGGATCAGATGGTAAAACTATAAAAGGCACAATGAGAAGTTTAGTTCCCAAGTTTTGGAGAGAACTCTAAATTAGACTAAAAACAACTACCTGTTAACACCAATATCATAACTACCTTCTGTCATTAGGCAGTACATAGCAACCTTTGAGCTGCTAGTGAGCTATCTGTTCTCCCCCTACCCCCAAGTAAGCACACAGTGCCAGGCCTGGTTCTAAGCCTTTGTGATTCTCTTACATCTCATTGACCCATAATAGTGAAgcatggattcatttattttcataagacAAATTGAGTCAGCTCGATGTcagaagttgaaaatattttgagtagttttaaaatatgagagATTGGCATCATTTTCTTTAACAGCTTTTATCTTTGTAGATTTCCTTTTGAGAcatgtatttttgcttttataatccTTTCATTAAATGCCAGAGGTTGTTTTCATATTAATCACTCTTTTCTGTATATTCAGGTTGCTGTCATTGGTGATAGAATATGGCAATAGACAGAATTGTGCTCCACTTTATGTTTTATAGGAGATATTGAAAGTTATAGGTTAAATTTTGGCCTTCTTGAAGATATCAAAGATTGTTTTCCTTGTTACCTTTAATTAGAATTTGGTCTTCATTAATGCTTTGGTCAGGTTAGCATTACTAAAAACTTGATGGCTTCAGCAGAACAGCCCATTTAGGAGACTATTAAGCTATCTagggatttttttcaaattaattgctttcaaaatctgaaaaggaaaaaagtataatTATGGTACAAAGAAGACAGATCTCCAGGCTCTTTCTTCTCAGTTTATTTTGGTTTAATTCTGTACTGGAGACTTGAATAGGATTTGTGAACATGgtgatggaaagaaaaatagaggaCATTATTTGTGTATCCTCATTCCTGAATAATCTTGCAGTCACCTTTTAAAGAAGCAGACATTAGCCCTGTAACACAACAGTGTAGCTATAAACCCTAAGTGTTAGGAAGgagattggggtggggagggtggagtAGGATGGAAAAAGCATGTAGACTTCTGAGAAGAGGCTAAAAATTCTGCCCTATAATACTAAAAATGAGTCACAAGATAATGTGGTGAAGTTAGGCCATCTTGATTTGATAGAAAAATCTTTTACATTGTTCAAAAATGAGCATCGAGGCTAATTAATGTTGATTTGACAATAGAACATGAGCTAATTCTGCAACCGTTTGGGGGGTAATTTTATGGTTTCCAGTTCATTTAGAGCTGTATCAAGAAAAGCTAAAAAGCAAGCACTTTTAGTTAATCATAGATTTATTGGATATAGCAAATATCATTATAATATTTAATCTCTATTATTTGAATGTGGAAATGAACTCTTTTACCCCATCTTGAACTGTCATTGAACATGCTCAAGATGATCAACACTGGAAATGACCCTACACACATACCAAAAAAATCTAAAGCAGTAAGACATATTTGAAGATCCATACCTCTTAAACTTTTTAGATTtgtcttgggaaagaatttatgaaccTGTAACCAGTATTAGTGCAGTCTTGGGTTCCTTGTTCTGCATAATTGCACCCTTTCTCAGGTATGTCCTgacaacataaattttaaaataatctcattAGAGATTAGATTCTCAGTGGATAGTGTGTAAGGGGACtaggggtggggggttgggggtagTTGGACACAGGACACTGACACAGTAGAGCAGGGATTTTTAACAGTCAATAGCCAAATAGAATTTCAATCTAGAATATTTTTACCCCCTCAGAATGAGTGAAACAACTTCTATTATTTGGTGTACCCGGTGCTACACTCctaagagtctttttttttttcatccaggtgactttttttatttttcctgcttggTGGTGGAAGGTTATATAGTAAACTTCACTGTCATTAAGAAAGCGCTTGTCCAAAATGTTTAAAGTACTAGAAAAGGGATAATTCAGCACTTTTTCTGTTACAACACTAAAGTCTTAATTTATCTTCAGAGTCTTAGGTACTGTAAGTTTTTggatgattatttaaaaatataaaacatactaCATAATATGGGGTCAgatcacatttatataaataattcttattttaaaaaagacaataacattTTGTACCTTTCTAGCAATTCCAAGTGAttgcctcattttctcttgttaaGCATTTCAAGCTtaagaatttggaatttgagagaAGGTGAGGGGGAAAAttccccaaaataaaaatttgtttcaaaccattttagaaaaataaatcactagGAAAATGGGTAGGGATTCTCTCCCCCTTTAAGTCTTCAGGGAATGAGCAGTATTTAGAATCTTTGGCTGAAATTCAAGCctttttactttgtaaatttttaatattaattcacTGACATGCTTTTTACACCAGAGGACTGAAAATGGATCTTAATGTTTTTAAGTTGTGGAAGGGTATATTTCTAAAATGAGGGGGGGATGATTAACTAGGTTAGTATTACCAGCATTAGTAAGTTTAAGGAATTTTAGTATGTAATAGCAAAGTGTTTGATTAAAAGTCTAATCCTATATTGCTAGTCAAAATTAGTTACATTCTGATCTAGGAAAGATAATAGTCATTGGATATTGATATGCTGTGCTGTCAGAAAACCAGACTAAGATAGAAACCTTTATCTGACTCCCACATGTTGCT comes from the Pan troglodytes isolate AG18354 chromosome 8, NHGRI_mPanTro3-v2.0_pri, whole genome shotgun sequence genome and includes:
- the LCOR gene encoding ligand-dependent corepressor isoform X11, encoding MAAGGSGCTSSAGGGGRGVNPRRTGRSRFPLCGGRRDHKGLTHIFNPPPKRFESILEGLFGPALLKDLSLFKDCEPESISDWTFDENCLFCCLRRDKVKGHLVGLDEPASGAGQEALLKQEQAKIIRFERQAEEFLNAVFYRKDSPWVSDPNIPLVAREIMQRMIQQFAAEYTSKNSSTQDPSQPNSTKNQSLPKASPVTTSPTAATTQNPVLSKLLMADQDSPLDLTVRKSQSEPSEQDGVLDLSTKKSPCAGSTSLSHSPGCSSTQGNGRPGRPSQYRPDGLRSGDGVPPRSLQDGTREGFGHSTSLKVPLARSLQISEELLSRNQLSTAASLGPSGLQNHGQHLILSREASWAKPHYEFNLSRMKFRGNGALSNISDLPFLAENSAFPKMALQAKQDGKKDVSHSSPVDLKIPQVRGMDLSWESRTGDQYSYSSLVMGSQTESALSKKLRAILPKQSRKSMLDAGPDSWGSDAEQSTSGQPYPTSDQEGDPGSKQPRKKRGRYRQYNSEILEEAISVVMSGKMSVSKAQSIYGIPHSTLEYKVKERLGTLKNPPKKKMKLMRSEGPDVSVKIELDPQGEAAQSANESKNE
- the LCOR gene encoding ligand-dependent corepressor isoform X13 — encoded protein: MLILQSLECSGAISAHCNLRLPGSSDSCASASRVAGTTGMHHHVLLIFLFLVETRFHHVGQAGLELLASSDLPHLASQSAGITGFESILEGLFGPALLKDLSLFKDCEPESISDWTFDENCLFCCLRRDKVKGHLVGLDEPASGAGQEALLKQEQAKIIRFERQAEEFLNAVFYRKDSPWVSDPNIPLVAREIMQRMIQQFAAEYTSKNSSTQDPSQPNSTKNQSLPKASPVTTSPTAATTQNPVLSKLLMADQDSPLDLTVRKSQSEPSEQDGVLDLSTKKSPCAGSTSLSHSPGCSSTQGNGRPGRPSQYRPDGLRSGDGVPPRSLQDGTREGFGHSTSLKVPLARSLQISEELLSRNQLSTAASLGPSGLQNHGQHLILSREASWAKPHYEFNLSRMKFRGNGALSNISDLPFLAENSAFPKMALQAKQDGKKDVSHSSPVDLKIPQVRGMDLSWESRTGDQYSYSSLVMGSQTESALSKKLRAILPKQSRKSMLDAGPDSWGSDAEQSTSGQPYPTSDQEGDPGSKQPRKKRGRYRQYNSEILEEAISVVMSGKMSVSKAQSIYGIPHSTLEYKVKERLGTLKNPPKKKMKLMRSEGPDVSVKIELDPQGEAAQSANESKNE
- the LCOR gene encoding ligand-dependent corepressor isoform X14, whose amino-acid sequence is MAAGGSGCTSSAGGGGRGVNPRRTGFESILEGLFGPALLKDLSLFKDCEPESISDWTFDENCLFCCLRRDKVKGHLVGLDEPASGAGQEALLKQEQAKIIRFERQAEEFLNAVFYRKDSPWVSDPNIPLVAREIMQRMIQQFAAEYTSKNSSTQDPSQPNSTKNQSLPKASPVTTSPTAATTQNPVLSKLLMADQDSPLDLTVRKSQSEPSEQDGVLDLSTKKSPCAGSTSLSHSPGCSSTQGNGRPGRPSQYRPDGLRSGDGVPPRSLQDGTREGFGHSTSLKVPLARSLQISEELLSRNQLSTAASLGPSGLQNHGQHLILSREASWAKPHYEFNLSRMKFRGNGALSNISDLPFLAENSAFPKMALQAKQDGKKDVSHSSPVDLKIPQVRGMDLSWESRTGDQYSYSSLVMGSQTESALSKKLRAILPKQSRKSMLDAGPDSWGSDAEQSTSGQPYPTSDQEGDPGSKQPRKKRGRYRQYNSEILEEAISVVMSGKMSVSKAQSIYGIPHSTLEYKVKERLGTLKNPPKKKMKLMRSEGPDVSVKIELDPQGEAAQSANESKNE
- the LCOR gene encoding ligand-dependent corepressor isoform X16; amino-acid sequence: MQILLSGVHSAAISCGFESILEGLFGPALLKDLSLFKDCEPESISDWTFDENCLFCCLRRDKVKGHLVGLDEPASGAGQEALLKQEQAKIIRFERQAEEFLNAVFYRKDSPWVSDPNIPLVAREIMQRMIQQFAAEYTSKNSSTQDPSQPNSTKNQSLPKASPVTTSPTAATTQNPVLSKLLMADQDSPLDLTVRKSQSEPSEQDGVLDLSTKKSPCAGSTSLSHSPGCSSTQGNGRPGRPSQYRPDGLRSGDGVPPRSLQDGTREGFGHSTSLKVPLARSLQISEELLSRNQLSTAASLGPSGLQNHGQHLILSREASWAKPHYEFNLSRMKFRGNGALSNISDLPFLAENSAFPKMALQAKQDGKKDVSHSSPVDLKIPQVRGMDLSWESRTGDQYSYSSLVMGSQTESALSKKLRAILPKQSRKSMLDAGPDSWGSDAEQSTSGQPYPTSDQEGDPGSKQPRKKRGRYRQYNSEILEEAISVVMSGKMSVSKAQSIYGIPHSTLEYKVKERLGTLKNPPKKKMKLMRSEGPDVSVKIELDPQGEAAQSANESKNE
- the LCOR gene encoding ligand-dependent corepressor isoform X17, translating into MARVCRRQQCSVERRGFRQELDSWRHKLIHCVDCEPESISDWTFDENCLFCCLRRDKVKGHLVGLDEPASGAGQEALLKQEQAKIIRFERQAEEFLNAVFYRKDSPWVSDPNIPLVAREIMQRMIQQFAAEYTSKNSSTQDPSQPNSTKNQSLPKASPVTTSPTAATTQNPVLSKLLMADQDSPLDLTVRKSQSEPSEQDGVLDLSTKKSPCAGSTSLSHSPGCSSTQGNGRPGRPSQYRPDGLRSGDGVPPRSLQDGTREGFGHSTSLKVPLARSLQISEELLSRNQLSTAASLGPSGLQNHGQHLILSREASWAKPHYEFNLSRMKFRGNGALSNISDLPFLAENSAFPKMALQAKQDGKKDVSHSSPVDLKIPQVRGMDLSWESRTGDQYSYSSLVMGSQTESALSKKLRAILPKQSRKSMLDAGPDSWGSDAEQSTSGQPYPTSDQEGDPGSKQPRKKRGRYRQYNSEILEEAISVVMSGKMSVSKAQSIYGIPHSTLEYKVKERLGTLKNPPKKKMKLMRSEGPDVSVKIELDPQGEAAQSANESKNE
- the LCOR gene encoding ligand-dependent corepressor isoform X15 gives rise to the protein MARVCRRQQCSVERRGFRQELDSWRHKLIHCVGFESILEGLFGPALLKDLSLFKDCEPESISDWTFDENCLFCCLRRDKVKGHLVGLDEPASGAGQEALLKQEQAKIIRFERQAEEFLNAVFYRKDSPWVSDPNIPLVAREIMQRMIQQFAAEYTSKNSSTQDPSQPNSTKNQSLPKASPVTTSPTAATTQNPVLSKLLMADQDSPLDLTVRKSQSEPSEQDGVLDLSTKKSPCAGSTSLSHSPGCSSTQGNGRPGRPSQYRPDGLRSGDGVPPRSLQDGTREGFGHSTSLKVPLARSLQISEELLSRNQLSTAASLGPSGLQNHGQHLILSREASWAKPHYEFNLSRMKFRGNGALSNISDLPFLAENSAFPKMALQAKQDGKKDVSHSSPVDLKIPQVRGMDLSWESRTGDQYSYSSLVMGSQTESALSKKLRAILPKQSRKSMLDAGPDSWGSDAEQSTSGQPYPTSDQEGDPGSKQPRKKRGRYRQYNSEILEEAISVVMSGKMSVSKAQSIYGIPHSTLEYKVKERLGTLKNPPKKKMKLMRSEGPDVSVKIELDPQGEAAQSANESKNE
- the LCOR gene encoding ligand-dependent corepressor isoform X18; translated protein: MQRMIQQFAAEYTSKNSSTQDPSQPNSTKNQSLPKASPVTTSPTAATTQNPVLSKLLMADQDSPLDLTVRKSQSEPSEQDGVLDLSTKKSPCAGSTSLSHSPGCSSTQGNGRPGRPSQYRPDGLRSGDGVPPRSLQDGTREGFGHSTSLKVPLARSLQISEELLSRNQLSTAASLGPSGLQNHGQHLILSREASWAKPHYEFNLSRMKFRGNGALSNISDLPFLAENSAFPKMALQAKQDGKKDVSHSSPVDLKIPQVRGMDLSWESRTGDQYSYSSLVMGSQTESALSKKLRAILPKQSRKSMLDAGPDSWGSDAEQSTSGQPYPTSDQEGDPGSKQPRKKRGRYRQYNSEILEEAISVVMSGKMSVSKAQSIYGIPHSTLEYKVKERLGTLKNPPKKKMKLMRSEGPDVSVKIELDPQGEAAQSANESKNE
- the LCOR gene encoding ligand-dependent corepressor isoform X12; this translates as MLPILISALSALSSRFFISVETRFHHVGQAGLELLASSDLPHLASQSAGITGFESILEGLFGPALLKDLSLFKDCEPESISDWTFDENCLFCCLRRDKVKGHLVGLDEPASGAGQEALLKQEQAKIIRFERQAEEFLNAVFYRKDSPWVSDPNIPLVAREIMQRMIQQFAAEYTSKNSSTQDPSQPNSTKNQSLPKASPVTTSPTAATTQNPVLSKLLMADQDSPLDLTVRKSQSEPSEQDGVLDLSTKKSPCAGSTSLSHSPGCSSTQGNGRPGRPSQYRPDGLRSGDGVPPRSLQDGTREGFGHSTSLKVPLARSLQISEELLSRNQLSTAASLGPSGLQNHGQHLILSREASWAKPHYEFNLSRMKFRGNGALSNISDLPFLAENSAFPKMALQAKQDGKKDVSHSSPVDLKIPQVRGMDLSWESRTGDQYSYSSLVMGSQTESALSKKLRAILPKQSRKSMLDAGPDSWGSDAEQSTSGQPYPTSDQEGDPGSKQPRKKRGRYRQYNSEILEEAISVVMSGKMSVSKAQSIYGIPHSTLEYKVKERLGTLKNPPKKKMKLMRSEGPDVSVKIELDPQGEAAQSANESKNE